The genomic region GGCGTACATGCCGGCCGCGATGTCGGCCACCGAGATGGACGACTTCACCACCTCGTCCGCGGTGCCGGTGATCGACACCAGTCCCGCCTCGGCCTGCACCAGCAGGTCGTAGGCCTTCTTGTCGCGGTAGGGCCCGCTGGCTCCGTAGCCGGAGACGTTGCAGACGATGAGCCGGGGGCGGCGGGCACGCAGGGTGCCGGCGTCGAGCCCGAGACGGTCCGCCGCGCCCGGCGCGAGGTTCTGCACGAAGACGTCGGCCCCGTCGATCAGCCGCGCCACCACCTCGCGCGCCTCGGGCCGCTTCAGGTCGAGGGTCAGCGACTCCTTCGACCGGTTGAGCCAGACGAAGTGGCTCGACAGCCCCTTGACCGTCGCGTCGTAACCGCGGGCGAAGTCGCCCACCACCGGACGCTCCACCTTGATCACCCGCGCACCGAGGTCGGCGAGCTGCCGGGTGGCGAACGGCGCCGCGACGGCCTGCTCCAGGGTGACCACCGTCACCCCGTCGAGGGGCCGGCGCGACCCAGCGGGATCCGGCGCGCCCGGCGGCGTCATCAGAAGGAGCGCGGCAGGCCGAGCACGTGCTCGGCGATGTAGGAGAGGATGAGGTTCGTCGAGATCGGCGCCACCTGGTAGAGCCGGGTCTCGCGGAACTTCCGCTCGATGTCGTAGTCCTCGGCGAAGCCGAAGCCGCCGAACGTCTGCAGCGCCACGTTGGCCGCCTCCCACGAGGCGTCGGCCGCGAGCAGCTTGGCCATGTTGGCCTCGGCCCCGCACGGCTTCCCGGCGTCGAACAGCTCGGCCGCGCGCACCCGCATCAGGTCCGCCGCCTCCACGTTGACGTGGGCGCGGGCGATCGGGAACTGCACGCCCTGGTTCTTGCCGATCGGGCGGTTGAAGACGACCCGCTCGTTGGCGTATTTCACGGCCCGCTCGATGAACCAGCGGCCGTCGCCGACGCACTCGGCGGCAATCAGGATGCGCTCGGCATTCAACCCGTCGAGCAGGTAGCGGAAGCCGCGCCCCTCCTCGCCGATGCGGTTCTCGGCCGGCACCTCGAGGTTGTCGAAGAACACCTCGGTGGTGGCGTGGTTCATCATCGCGCGAAGCGGCCGGATGGTGACGCCGTTGCCGACGGCACTGCGCAGATCGACGAGGAACACGGACAGCCCGTCCGTCTTCTTCGCGACCTCCTCGCGCGGCGTCGTGCGTGCGATCAGCAGCATCAGGT from Acidobacteriota bacterium harbors:
- a CDS encoding acyl-CoA dehydrogenase codes for the protein MCPARRRTVTVPDVELHQDLRSAVGELCRRFPDTYWRDLDREEAYPAEFVQTLTEAGYLAALIPEQYGGSGLGITEAAIILEEVNRSGGNSAACHAQMYIMGTLLRHGSEEQKREYLPKIASGELRLQAFGVTEPTTGTDTTQLQTMAVRAGDRYVVNGQKVWISRTEYSDLMLLIARTTPREEVAKKTDGLSVFLVDLRSAVGNGVTIRPLRAMMNHATTEVFFDNLEVPAENRIGEEGRGFRYLLDGLNAERILIAAECVGDGRWFIERAVKYANERVVFNRPIGKNQGVQFPIARAHVNVEAADLMRVRAAELFDAGKPCGAEANMAKLLAADASWEAANVALQTFGGFGFAEDYDIERKFRETRLYQVAPISTNLILSYIAEHVLGLPRSF